The Prionailurus viverrinus isolate Anna chromosome B4, UM_Priviv_1.0, whole genome shotgun sequence genome has a window encoding:
- the CDKN1B gene encoding cyclin-dependent kinase inhibitor 1B, with translation MSNVRVSNGSPSLERMDARQAEYPKPSACRNLFGPVNHEELTRDLEKHCRDMEEASQRKWNFDFQNHKPLEGKYEWQEVEKGSLPEFYYRPPRPPKGACKVPAQESQDVSGNRQAVPLIGSQANTEDTHLVDQKTDTSDNQTGLAEQCPGIRKRPATDDSSPQNKRANRTEENVSDGSPNAGSVEQTPKKPGLRRRQT, from the exons ATGTCAAACGTGCGAGTGTCTAACGGGAGCCCGAGCCTGGAGCGGATGGACGCCAGACAGGCGGAGTACCCCAAGCCCTCCGCCTGCAGGAACCTCTTCGGCCCGGTCAACCACGAAGAGTTGACCCGGGACTTGGAGAAGCACTGCAGAGACATGGAAGAGGCAAGCCAGCGCAAGTGGAATTTTGATTTCCAGAATCACAAGCCCCTGGAGGGCAAATACGAGTGGCAAGAGGTGGAAAAGGGCAGCTTGCCCGAGTTCTACTACAGACCCCCGCGGCCACCCAAAGGCGCCTGCAAGGTGCCGGCGCAGGAGAGCCAGGATGTCAGCGGGAACCGCCAGGCGGTGCCTTTAATTGGGTCTCAGGCAAACACAGAGGACACACATTTGGTAGACCAAAAGACTGATACATCGGACAACCAGACGGGGTTAGCGGAGCAGTGCCCTGGGATAAGGAAGCGACCTGCTACAGATG ATTCCTCTCCTCAAAACAAAAGAGCCAacagaacagaagaaaatgtcTCAGACGGTTCCCCGAACGCGGGTTCAGTGGAGCAGACGCCCAAGAAGCCTGGCCTGAGAAGACGTCAAACGTAA